The following nucleotide sequence is from Streptomyces sp. NBC_00237.
CCTGCGCTGGTACGAGCGGATCGGCCTGATGCCGCACGTGGACCGCTCGCACACCGGGCAGCGCCGTTTCCGCAACCGGGACCTCGACTGGCTCGCCTTCGTCGGCAAGCTCCGCCTGACCGGGATGCCGGTCGCGGACATGGTCCGCTACGCGGAGCTGGTGCGCGAGGGCGAGCACACCTTCGAGGAGCGGCAGGAACTGCTGGAGGCCACCCGTCGCGACGTGCGCGCCCGCATCGCGGAACTGCAGGACACGCTCGCCGTACTCGACTACAAGATCGACGTCTACGCGGATGCGCGCAAGACGTCGGAGAGGTTCTGGCAGGCATGAGCAACACCCCCCACAACACCCCCCGCACCACCCCTCCCGTCCCCACCACCCGCCTCGGCGGGCCCACCGGCCCCGAGGTCGGCGTCCAGGGCCTCGGCTGCATGGGCATGAGCTTCGCGTACGGTCCCTCGGACGCGGGCGAGTCGCGGGCCACGCTGGAGCGGGCCCTCGAACTGGGCATCACCCTCTACGACACGGCGGACGCCTACGGGAACGGAGAGAACGAGAAGTTCCTCGCGCCGTTCGTCGCCGCGCACCGGGACGAGATCACCATCGCCACGAAGTTCGCGCTGGCCATCGACCCGCAGGACCCCACCAAGCGTCACATCAGCAACGACCCCGCCTACATCCGTCGGTGCATCGACGACAGCCTGCGCCGTCTCGGCGTCGACGTCATCGACCTCTACTACATGCACCGGCGCGACCTGAACATCCCCATCGAGGAGACCGTCGGCGTCATGGCCGAACTCGTCGCGGCGGGCAAGGTCAAGCAGCTCGGCCTGAGCGAGGTCACGGGGCCCGAACTGCGCGCCGCGCACGCCGTGCACCCGATCGCGGCCGTGCAGTCGGAGTGGTCGCTGTTCAGCCGCGACATCGAGGCGGGCGTCGTCCCGGCCGTCGCCGAACTCGGCGCGACCCTCGTCGCGTACTCGCCGCTCGGCCGGGGCTTCCTCACCGGCTCGTTCGCCAGCGCCGAGAAGGAGCTCGGCGAGGACGACTTCCGCCGCCAGCAGCCCCGCTTCAACGGCGCGAACGCGGAGCACAACGGCGCACTCCTCGACCCGGTGCGCGAGATCGCCCGCGCCCGGGGCGTCACGCTCGGGCAGGTCGCGCTGGCCTGGGTGCAGCAGCAGGCGAAGGTGCGCGGCCTCTCGGTCGTACCGATCCCGGGCACCACCAAGCGGACCCGGGTGGAGGAGAACGCGGCTGCCGCTCAACTCCTTCTCGGCGCGGATGAGTTGGCTCTCCTGGAGCCGATCGCCGGGCAGGTGGCGGGCGGCCGGTACGCGGACATGAGGTTCACGTCGGCCGGGCGCGAGTAGAGCCCCCCCGGTACCGCAGGGCGCGAGTAGCCCCCACGGGGAGCCACCCGCGCCCTCCGCCCCCCGTCCCCCCTCACGCAAGCCCCAGCGCGAAGACCGTGAAGCCCGCCGCGAGCAGTCCCGTGACGGCCCGGCGGGCCTTCGTCGCGCCCAGCGCGGTCCGCCCGGGATTCTCGAAGACCCGGGTGTACTTGCCGATCGCGACGAGCAGCACCGCGAACAGCGGAAGCCACGCCAGCCGCGCCACGATCCACCCCAGCGTGACGGGTGCCTCCGTGAGCCCCGGCACGACCCCGACGTACGAGGCGGGAACGGCGGCGGCCAGCATCGCCGTCTGGTGCCAGCACAGGATCGTCATGGCGGAGAGGTTGATGACGACGACCGGCGCCCACAGCGCGGGCCGCCTCAGCAGCTTCGCGACCCGGTCCCTCAGCAGGATCGCCGCACCGCTCTGGGCGGCGGCCAGCGCGAGGACGAGCAGGGACGGCGGGTGCGAGTTGGTGCGGTCCTGACCGGGCACGCCGACCATGGACGCCGGGTAGTGGAAGGCCAGCAGCAGCGCGGCGAAGAGGACGGTCCCGCCGACGAGGAGCACGTACGCGGTCCTCTTGCCGAGCCTCTTCCCGCCCCAGGCGACGCCGAGTTGATACGCGAACAGCCACCCGGGCAGCAGGTTCAGCAGGCTGATCCACGAGGGCACGGAGTCGGCGTACGGCCCGTACCTGAGGAAGTCGACGACGGCGACGGACCCGATCAGCGGGGCCGCCGACCAGGCCCCCGTGCGCCGAGCGACCCGGATGCAGACGGGCGTCAGCGCGGTGATCGCCGCGTACACGGCCACGAACCACAGCGGCTGCACGACGAGTTTCGCCCCGGTGCGCAGGGTGGCCTCGGGCACTCCGAGCCCGTACAGCAACGGCACCATGAGCGCCCACACGGCCGTCACCCCGAGCACGGGCCGCCCGAGCCGGACGAGCCGCCCCCTGAGCCATTCGGCGCTCGACCCCGTGCGCTTGTCGTACGACAGCACGGAGGCGTACCCGCCGACCAGGAAGAAGATCCCCAGCATCTGGAGCACCCAACTCAGCGGCGAGAGACCGGAGAAGGTGGACAGCGGACTGGCGTTGTGCAACGACCCCGCGTCGGCGTCGACGGTGAACCCCCCGAGCAACCAGTGCCCGGTCGGCACGGCGAGCAACGCGAGCGCCCGCAACCCGTCAACGGCCCGGTCGCGATGGTCGGGAGTCCGAGAGTCGATCTTTGCGGCAAGAGCGGAGAGGCTCATGAGGGTTCCTTAAGTCTTTTGTCGTTAGGGGCGCGGGGAACTGCGCGATCAGCCACGACGCACCTGCACATCAACGAGACAGCCGCGCGGCAAGCGCTTTAGGTGAAGGGGCGGGCCAGGGGCACAAACCGGGGGCCCGGGGGCAGAGCCCCCGGCAGTAACAGCACCCACCCACCGAACCCGCACCCGGGCCCTCACCCCGCCCTCCCCTCCGCGATCGCCGCAAAAGCACGCAACGAATCCGTCCCGGGAGCGAAATACCCGGTATGCCCCCGCGCCCCCTCCGCCGGAACCCGCCGCGCCCCGAACGGAGCAGCCGCCGGATCCGCCCCGTGCCCCACCCCGAACACCTCCACATGCGGGACCTTGTCGATCCAGTCCGTGGGGTCCTTCGCCGCCCACACCCGCCCCCGCGCGCCCAGCTCCGCAGCCGACCCGACCCGCATCCCGGGCGACGCGAACGCCACGATGTCGGCGGCATCCAGCCGGGGCGCGGCCAGCCCGCACACCACCGACCCGTAGCTGTGACAGAACACCGCCGGGTCCGGCGCCCCCACCGCGTCGAGCCCCTCCGCGAACCGCGCCAGCCGCTCCGCGCCCGCTTCCGCGAGGCTCCCGGTCGCCGCGTCGACGCCGACCCCGACCGGGGTGGTGTACCCGACCCACGCCACGACCGCCGTACCGGAGCCGGTCGCGGCACGCAGGCTCCCGGCCATCCCGGCGGGCGTCCCGTACGGGTCCTTCTCCCGGTCGTACGTCCCGGCGTCCATGTCGGAACCCGGCACGATCACGGCCACGTGCCGCGCCCGCCCCAAGTCCCCGTAGACCTCGGCCACTTGGCCCCGCCCCCGAGGATCGAAGGCGAGGATCTGCCGGTCGGCGGACAGCAGTCGTCCGAACCGGCCGTCCTGGGCGAGCGCCACCCGGTTCGCCGCGTACCGCAGTGCGACCGGAGCGCCGTCCAGATTCCCCACCACCAGCGGATACCGGCGCACCAGCTCGTCCCGCCGCTCCTCGCTCAACCCCCGGAAGAACGCGGCCACTTCACTGGCCGTGCTCCGCGCAGGGTCGATCAGTCCCGCGCTCCGCCATGCGGCGGAGCCCGGCGGCGGGCCGGTGACGGGGGTCTGGGAGTCGGCGGAGACCCATCCCGCGGTGCCCCCGACCATCGCCGCGACGAGCGCGACCGCCGTCAGAGTCCTCCTGAACCGGTGCGACCGCTGCATGTCCCCGCCCCTCCCCGCACTGCGCGGCCCTTCCGCGGCGTGCTGTCCCGACGCAGAGGAAGGTAAGGAGAAGGCCGGGCGCGCGGCGTCACACCAGGGAGCCAACTCCCGTGTGATACCGCAGTACTGGAGGTTCTCCGCAGCCGTGAAGGGGGTGCTGGCCCCACCCCCGAGGGTACGGATCCCTCCCCCGACCCGTGGAGGCACTGGGCTCACCCGGACGACGCGCCCCGCCCGCCCCGGCTGCGAATCCGCGGAACATGACCCAGCTCACACCCCGGCCCCACCCGCGGGCCACCCCGAAGCCCCGCCCGAAGCGTGCCCCGCGCCACTGCCTCCCGCTCGCCCGGGCGGCGGCCCGGGGCGGACTCGGCGTCGTCCGCGCCCTCGCCGGAACGCCCCTCTCCGTGCTGAGCCCGCGCCGGGCCCCCGCCCCCTGCCGGTCAGCCCCTGAACCTCACCCCGTGTCCCCGGGAGCCACCAGCCCCGACTCGTACGCGAAGATCACCGCCTGGGCCCGGTCCCGCAGGTCCAGCTTGGCCAGCACCCGGCCGATGTGGGTCTTCACCGTCTGCTCCGCCAGGATCAGCCGGTCGGCGATCTCCTGGTTGGAGAGACCCCGCGCGATCAGTTCCAGGACCTCCGTCTCGCGCGGGGTGAGCCCGCCCAGCCGCAGCGCCGGGTCGCGGCGGGGGGCGGGGCGCTGAGCGGCGAAGTCGGCGATCAGGCGGCGCGTCACGGACGGGGCGAGCAGTGCCTCACCGGCCGCCACCACCCGTACCGCCGCGATCAGGTCGGCGGGCGGGGCGTCCTTCAGGAGGAAGCCCGAGGCCCCGGCGCGCAGCGCCTCGTACACGTAGTCGTCCACGTCGAAGGTGGTCAGCATCAGCACCTTGGGCCGCCTCTCCACCCCGATCGGCGGGTTCAGGATCTCCCGGGCCGCGGCCAGCCCGTCCATCTCCGGCATCCGCACGTCCATCAGCACGACGTCCGGGTGGGTGGCTCGGCTGACCTCCACCCCCTGCCGTCCGTCGGGGGCCTCGCCCACCACGTCGATGTCGGCCTGTGCCGAGAGCAGCGCGGCGAATCCGGCGCGCACCATGGCCTGGTCGTCGACGATGATCACGCGAATGGTCATGTGCCGGGGGAGTCCTTCTCGTTCGGGGACGCCGTGTCGGCGTCCGGAGTCGTGGAGTCCGCGTCCGGTGACGGGGAGCCTGGAGCCGGAGTCGTGGAGTCCGCGTCCGGTGACGGGGAGCCTGGAGCCGGGGTCGCATCCGCCCCCGCCAGCGGCAGCCTCGCCGCGACCCGGAAGCCGCCGTCCGGCAGCGGTCCCGTGTCCAGGGTGCCGCCGGTCAACCGTACGCGCTCGCGCATCCCGACCAGCCCGTGTCCGCCCGCCCCCTTCGCCTCGACCCGCGAAGTCGGCTCGGGGGCGGGCCCGTTGACGACCAGCACCAGCAGGTCCTTCCCCTCCGCGCGCACCGACACCCGCGTCACGGCCCCCGGCGCGTGCCGCACCACGTTCGCCAGGGCCTCCTGCACGATGCGGTACGCGGACAGGTCCACGGCCTGCGGCACCGCCAGGCTCCCCGGCCCCGGCCCCAGCTCCCTGGCCATCGACAACTCCGCCGGGACGCCCGCCCGTACCGTCGCCTCCACCAGCTGCTGGATCTTGTCCAGACCCGGCTGCGGCGACCGCTCGCCCTCCGTGCCCTCGCTGCGCAGCACCACGAGCAGCCGCCGCATCTCCGTCAGCGACTCCCGCGCGCTGGACGCGATCGAGGCGAACTCCTCCGCCGCCTCGGACGGCAGACCGCTGATCCGGTACGGCGCGGAGTCGGCCTGCACCGTGATCATCGACATGTGGTGGGCCACCACGTCGTGCAACTCCCGGGCGATCCGGGTGCGTTCCTCCAGGAGCGTGCGGTGGGCGCGCTCCGCCTCGCTGATGGTCTCCTGCTCCACCAGCCTGCGCTGCGCCTCGCCGCGCTCCCGCAGCGCCCCGCCGATGATCAGCGCGGCGGCACTGAGCACGATCGCCAACAGCTGGGTGCCATCGCTGAGTTGCGGCTCCAGCTGGCCCAGAGTGAGGCCCGTGACGGCGGTCACGACCCAGACCCCCACCAGCGCCGGACGTCGTTCCCGCAGGCCCAGACCGAACAGCAGGAACAGCATCCCGACGATCGTGGGCGCCGGCCACGGCCAGATCCCGTGCCCCGGCTCCAGCGGTCCCACCAGGAACAGGGCCCCGGCCACCCCGGCGGGGAAGACGATCCACCACGCCTGGAGCGGCCGGTGGGCGATCATCAGCAGCGGCAGCGACTGCCCCGCACCGATCGCGCCCGCGACGCCGCCGGACAGCTGGTAGTCGTGGGTCAGCACCTGGATCGTGACGGGCAGCATCACGACCATCAGGATCAGCGCCACCGCGTACGGCAGCAGCCGCTGCCAGCGCTTCGGCGCGTCCGCCAGCAGGGGCACGGCAGGGTGCGAGGGGTGGGAGAGGGCGTACAGCATCTCCCGCAGGCGCCGCCCGGCGGCGCTGAACAGGCCGTGGTGAGCAGCGGCGGCCCCAGCCCCAGCCCCGGCCGTGGCCGTGGCGGTGCTCGGAGCGGAGGAGGGTCTCGGCGGGGCGGAGGGACGCGGCGGAGGCGGCGGAGTCGGTTCGTTCATGGCTCCCTCAGCCTAGGCAGCGCACCCGTTCTCCCACGTCATACCGTGGTCCGGAACGCGGCCTCATACCGTGGTACCGGATCCGCCCCCGCCCGCCCCCGTTCCTACAGCTCCGCCAGCAGCTCCGCCTTCTTCGCCCGGAACTCCTCGTCCGTCACCAGCCCCGCCTGATGCAGCTCACCCAGGTGCCTGATGCGTTCCGCGATGTCCGCCGGGTCCCTGCGCCCCGCACCCACCGCGTCCACCGGCACCCGGTCCAGCGCGGTCGCCACCACCGTGCTCCGTACGGCAGCCAGCACCGCCGCCGCGAACGGCAGCGACTCGTGCACCGGCCCGTACCCGAGCCCGAACACCACCGCCGCCGGGTCCTGGTCCGCCGGTCCCGCGACCCCGTCGGTCCCGCCGTCGGCCGTCCCGTCGCGCCGCAGCAGCCGCAGATGCCCGTCGAAGAAGTCGGGGGAGCGCCACTCGACGCCGCCCAGCGAAGCGACGGGAAAGCTCTGGTCGCCCACCTTCCACTTCGCCGACGAGGCCCCCGTCCAGAACCACCGGAACGTCACCTGCGTCCCGTCGAACCCGGCCTTGCCGTCGTACGCCTTGAACTGGAGCGGCCCCTCGGGCGGCGCCACCAGGAACCGGTCGGCGGGTTCGCCCGGGGCCGAGCCCGCGTCGGCCCCCGCCGCCCGCACCCGCTCCCGCAGCTCGTCCGCGTAGTACTCCGCGAGCACTTCCCGCTCCGCGGGCAGCACCAGCCGGTACGGGTCGCAGCCCTCCTTGAGCTGCCCCGCGGCGGCGTCCATCAGCGGATCGGCGCCCCGTCTGGGCACCGCGTGCAGCACCACCGTGCCGCGCTTGCCCGGGGTCAGCGTCACGTCCGCCAACGCCTCGTGCGGGATGCGCCGCTCACCGAGCGCGGAGAGCAGCTTCGGCGTACGTATCCCCCGTTCGAAGCGGATGAGCACGGAGTCGCTGTCGAACTCCCAGGTGGCATGAATTCCGGCCAGCACATCACCCATGCGGCTCATCGTATGCGGCGTCCGCCCACTCGTCGCCCCTCGGCGGCCCGCCTGATTTCCGGCCCTCTACGCGCGTCGGGCACCTCAGACCTCCTCACCGGGCGCGGCGGACCCCTGGGGGGACCCGCTCGCGATCCCGTCCCGGCAGGTCGCGCCGCCGTCCGCGCAGCTCAGCTCGGAGTACGCCCCGACGCCGATCCGCGCGAAGTTGCCGATGCTGTCCGTCCCCGGAACGAAGTACCCCGTGTGCCCGACGGCCTTCTCCGCCGACAGCACCCGCGCGCCGAACTCCGGCGACACCGGGTCACTGCCGTGCCCGAGCCCGCCGACCTCCAGATGGGGGACGTTCCCGATCCAGTCGTCCGCGTCGCGCATCGCCCACACCCGGGCCTTCGCCCCCAGGTCGTCGGCGGTGTCGGCGCGCATGCCGGGGCTGCCGGAGACCGCTATGTCGGTGACCCGCTCCGGCAGCTTCCGGGCGGCGAGCCCGCACACCACCGACCCGTAGCTGTGGCAGAACAGCGCCACCGGCGCACTGCCCGGCAGCACCCCGGTCAGCGCGACCAGCCGCCGTGCGCCCGCCTGGGCGGGGCCGCCGACCATGGCGTCCATGCCGAGCCCGGCCGGGGCCGTGTAGTCGGCCCAGGCGATCACCGCGACCTTCGTGCCCGGATCGGCCTTGCGCTCCTCGTCGTACAGGGAGGTGGCCATGCCGACGGGCGAGGAGTAGCGCAGGAAGGTCCGTTCGAAGTTCACCACGTTGGTGTCGACGCCGGGCACGACCACCGAGATCCGCTCGGCCCGCTCCAGGTCGCCGAAGACCTCCGCGACCCGCCCGCCGCCGTCCGGGTCGAACGCCAGGACCTGCCGCTTGTCGCGCAGCAGTGCCGCGAACCGGTGCATGCGCCGGTCGGCGTCGGCCTTCCCGGCACGGGAGACCCGTTCGTCGTGCATGCGTCTGGCCTCGGTGTCCCGGGCGGTGGCGAGCGCGGTCCGGTTGGCGGACAGCCGCAGCGGGAGCGGGGCGCCGTTGAGGTTGCCGACGACCAGCGGGTACTTCTTGGCCAGGGCGTTCTGCCGCTCGGGCGTCAGCCCCGCGAAGAACCGGGCGACCTCCTGGGGCCGTCCCGTCGCGTCGGGCAGCTCGCGGCCGTCGAAGCGGCTGTGCTGCCAGGTGGTGAATGCCTCCTTGAGCGACACGTTGCCGTCGTCGCGCTGGTGGTGAATGGCGGTCCAGCCGGTGATCGCGAGCATCACGAACACGACGGCGAGCGCGAGCAGAGCCCGCCACGCGGTCAGGGTGGGGGAGGAGTCGAAGGAAGTCACTGCGGGACACCCTAGGAGAATCGCCGGGGTCCGTGTCCATTCCGTGATGCGGATCACGTTTCGATAAAGGTGCTCAGGTCAGGGTGTGTATCAGGCGCTCGCATCGGGGCGTGCGCGGGCGCTCACGCCGGGTGTGCGCGGGGGCTCGCGGGAGCTGGTGACGCGTGCGTACGGGCGCTCGCATCAGGGTGCGTACGGGCGCTCACGCCACGGTGTGCGCGGGCCCTCACGCCACGGTGTGCGCGGGCCCTCACGTCAGGGTGCGTACGGCGGGAGCCCCCCTGCCGGGGCCGGGGCGCCAGTCCCCGCCCAGCGCGGGCCCCAGATGGTCCAGGCAGCGCGCCGTCATCTCCCGGATCGCGTCCAGACTGGCGTCCTCCCGCTGCCCCCACATCCGCCCCGTCAGCCGCATCACCCCGCTGAACGCGGCCACCGTGATCCGGGGTCTGAGGTCCTCGTCCACGTCGACGCCCTCCCGCTCGGCGATGACGCGTGCGATCGCGTCCTCCAGCTCCGTGGAGCGCCGCAGATGGACCGCGAGGAGAGCCGGGGTCGACTCGATCATCTGGTACGTACGCATGTGCAGCTCGATCGGGACGACGGCCTCGATCGCCTCGCCGACCGACTCCCACGCCCGGGTCACGGCGTTGCGGAGGGCGGTGAGCGGGTTCTCGTCGGCGGGCCGCTCGCGGATCGCGTCCAAAAAGCGGGCCTCCACCATCGAGACCACGGTGAAGGCGACCTCTTCCTTGGAGGCGAAGTAGCGGAAGAAGGTGCGCTGCGAGACCTCGACGGCGTCCGCGATCTCGTCGACGGTCGTGTGCTCGTACCCCTGCGCGGTGAACAGCTCCAGCGCGACGCGCAGCAACGCGTCCCGGGTGCGGCGCTTCTTGCGCTCACGCAGTCCGGTCGATGGCGCCGATTCGAGCTGCTCCGTCATGCGTCCCTGCGTCCCGATTCGGAAGATTTCGCCTGCTCAGCTTACCTGTGAGCTACGTGACAGTTACCGGCTTGTGAATTGATTCGTCAACTGTCAGTGGCTGTCACTAATCTGGAAGCATGACTGCACAGACCACGCTCGACAAGGTGCCGCCGGGCCCCGACCCCGTACCGCAACAGACCAAGGGACTTCGCGGCCACCCGTGGCTGACGCTCTTCGCGGTGGCGATCGGCGTGATGATGGTCGCCCTCGACGGCACCATCGTCGCCATCGCCAACCCCGCCATCCAGAAGGACCTCGGCGCCTCGCTCGCCGACGTCCAGTGGATCACCAACGGCTATCTGCTCGCCCTCGCGGTCGCCCTGATCACCGCGGGCAAGCTCGGTGACCGCTTCGGCCACCGCCAGACCTTCCTGATAGGCATCGCGGGCTTCGCCGCCTCCTCCGCCGCGATCGGTTTCTCGAAGGAGATCGGCCTGGTCATCGCCTTCCGTGTGCTCCAGGGCCTGTTCGGTGCGCTGCTCATGCCGGCCGCGCTCGGCCTGCTGCGCGCCACCTTCCCCGCCGAGAAGCTGAACATGGCGATCGGCATCTGGGGCATGGTCATCGGCGCCTCCACCGCGGGCGGCCCGATCGTCGGCGGTCTGCTCGTCGAGCACGTCTCCTGGCAGTCCGTCTTCTTCATCAACGTGCCCGTCGGCATCATCGCCCTGGCCTTCGGCCTGGTCGTCCTGCGCGACCACCGCGCCGCGAACGCGCCGCGCTCCTTCGACGTCCCCGGCATCCTGCTGCTCTCGGGCGCGATGGGCGCACTCGTCTACGGCCTCATCAAGGCCGGTGAGTCCTGGGGCTGGGGCGGCACCAACACCTGGCTGTGCGTGGGCGGTTCGGTCGCCCTGTTCGTGATCTTCGCGATCTGGGAGACCAAGGCGAAGGAACCGCTGATCCCGCTGGCCATGTTCCGCTCCGTACCGCTGTCGGCGGGTGTGGTGCTCATGGTGCTGATGGCGTTCGCCTTCATGGGCGGCCTCTTCTTCGTGACCTTCTACCTCCAGGGCGTGCACGGTCTGAGCCCGGTCGACAGCGGACTGCACCTGCTGCCGCTGACCGGCATGATGATCGTCGCCTCGCCGGTCGCGGGCCTGCTCATCACCAAGTTCGGGCCGCGCGTGCCGCTGGTCGGCGGCATGGTCTGCACCGCCACCGCGATGTTCGGCATGTCCCAACTGGACATCGGTACGGGCACCTTGACCATGTCCCTGTGGTTCGGCCTGCTGGGCCTGGGCCTGGCCCCCGTCATGGTCGGCGCCACCGAGGTCATCGTCGGCAACGCCCCGCTGGAGCTGTCCGGCGTCGCCGGTGGCCTCCAGCAGGCGGGCATGCAGGTCGGCGGCGCCCTGGGCACGGCCGTGCTCGGCGCGGTGATGTCCTCGCGCGTCAACGCCGAGTTCGCGGGCAACTGGAAGGAAGCAGGTCTGCCGGGACCGCCTCCGCCGGGCCTGGAGCAGGCCGCCGAGTTCGGCATGGTGCCCGCCGAGGCGGCGAAGGCTCCCGGCATGACGCCGGAGGGATTCAAGGTCGTCTCGTCCGTCATCCATGACACGTTCGTGTCAGGCATGGGCTTCGCCTTCACCATCGCGGGCGGCGTCGCCGTCGTCGCGGCGCTCGTGGCCTTCCTCACCAAACGCGGTGCGAACGCGGACGCGGCAGGCGGCGGCGTCCACATCTGACGCCTCGGCGTGACGTTCCCCAGCTGGCCGGAAGCGTCAATTCCGCGCCCCTCCAGCCCCGCCGGACCGGTTCCGGCGGGGCTGTCGCCTATCCGGGTGATCCGCCCCGACCCCTCTTCCGTGCCCCAATTTCCGCAGGTCACAGTGCTGTCACGTGATCCGCACGGACGACACCGGACGACACCGGTCAACATTGGGGGACCCATGAAACTGCTCCGCACCACCGCACTGGCCGCCGCCCTCACCGCGACGGCCCTCCTGCCGCAGACCGCGGACGCCACGGTCCGGCCCGGCACGGCCCGGCTCGGCACCTGCGCCGCCGGTGAGCTCTGCCTCTGGCAGAAGCCCGACTTCCAGGGCAAGCGGTACGCCTACGAGCTGTCCGGCACCGACATCGAGAGCTGCGTCCCCATGCCGCCGGGCACCGACGCGCAGGCCCTCGCCAACCGCACCGGCCGTCCCGTCACCACCTACCAGTCGGCCCAGTGTGCCGAGACGGGCGAGTTCGACACGTACCCGGGGAAGGGCAGCTGGGTGCCCCAGTCCCCGTACCGCGTACGGGCGTTCAAGATCTGGGAGAGCTGACGCCGGGCTGGGCGGGGACCTCGCGGACAGCCGGGGCGACAGCCTGAGGCACGGACGCGGGGGCGGCCCCGGGGGCGGTCTCCGGGGCGCTCAGCCGCCCGACTTCCGCCCGCAGCTCCTTGATCTCCATCGTCAGCGCTTCGAGGAGCGCCGTCTGGCGGCGCTCCTCCGCGTCGTCCCGCTCGAAGCGGGCGATGAACCAGGCGGCGATGTTCGCCGTCACCACACCGAGCAGCGCGATCCCGGACAGCATCAGGCCCACCGCCAGGACCCGCCCGAGTCCCGTGGTGGGGGAGTGGTCCCCGTATCCCACCGTGGTCATCGTGGTGAACGACCACCACACGGCGTCACCCAGCGTCTTGATGTTCCCGCCGGGCGCGTCCCGCTCCACCTC
It contains:
- a CDS encoding MFS transporter, translated to MTAQTTLDKVPPGPDPVPQQTKGLRGHPWLTLFAVAIGVMMVALDGTIVAIANPAIQKDLGASLADVQWITNGYLLALAVALITAGKLGDRFGHRQTFLIGIAGFAASSAAIGFSKEIGLVIAFRVLQGLFGALLMPAALGLLRATFPAEKLNMAIGIWGMVIGASTAGGPIVGGLLVEHVSWQSVFFINVPVGIIALAFGLVVLRDHRAANAPRSFDVPGILLLSGAMGALVYGLIKAGESWGWGGTNTWLCVGGSVALFVIFAIWETKAKEPLIPLAMFRSVPLSAGVVLMVLMAFAFMGGLFFVTFYLQGVHGLSPVDSGLHLLPLTGMMIVASPVAGLLITKFGPRVPLVGGMVCTATAMFGMSQLDIGTGTLTMSLWFGLLGLGLAPVMVGATEVIVGNAPLELSGVAGGLQQAGMQVGGALGTAVLGAVMSSRVNAEFAGNWKEAGLPGPPPPGLEQAAEFGMVPAEAAKAPGMTPEGFKVVSSVIHDTFVSGMGFAFTIAGGVAVVAALVAFLTKRGANADAAGGGVHI
- a CDS encoding peptidase inhibitor family I36 protein, whose amino-acid sequence is MKLLRTTALAAALTATALLPQTADATVRPGTARLGTCAAGELCLWQKPDFQGKRYAYELSGTDIESCVPMPPGTDAQALANRTGRPVTTYQSAQCAETGEFDTYPGKGSWVPQSPYRVRAFKIWES
- a CDS encoding potassium channel family protein yields the protein MKQQTAQVRWERRTQTPLLALALAFAVAYAVPIVAPNAPRGVHRACVWAEWAVWGAFALDYLVRLVLAPAKWLFVRSHPLDLLAVLLPLARPLRLLRLVSTLLLVGRRARMAQQINLTAYVGGSVVGLLMFGSLAVLEVERDAPGGNIKTLGDAVWWSFTTMTTVGYGDHSPTTGLGRVLAVGLMLSGIALLGVVTANIAAWFIARFERDDAEERRQTALLEALTMEIKELRAEVGRLSAPETAPGAAPASVPQAVAPAVREVPAQPGVSSPRS